CGCTGAAGTGTTCCCTTGATGAGGTCTGAGCGTTTTTATAGAAATTGGCGGGACGCGCTTTGCCGCGTCCGGGGCGGTTGTCTGAAGGGGAAACCATCATAAATCAACAAATTATGCATGCATTTTTTGGTGCAAGGAGTATTCTTAGATGAAAATAAGTGAAAGCCTCAACCGGATAATCATGGCCGCCTACGCCGAGGCGAATGTCCGAAGGCATGATTTCATAACGCCGGAGCACCTTCTTTACGCCTCTCTTTTTTTTGACGAGGGCAAAGAGATCATCGCCGGCTGCGGCGGGGATCCATCCCGCCTGCGCAAGCTGATCGAAAAGCACCTCGAAGAGACCGGTTCCGTGACAGGGGCGATGAACCGGGCGGCCCAGTCCGTCGGGTTTCAGAACGTCCTGGAGCGGGCCGCCTGGCATACCACATCCGCGCAGAAAGAGATGCTGGATCTGGGCGACGTGCTGGTTTCCATCCTTGAGGAAAGGGAATCCCACGCCTCCTACTTTCTGCAGCGGGAGGGGATAAGCCGTCTATCCATCCTTGAATATATCTCCCACGGCATTGCCTCGCCTGCGGGGGCGGAGGAAACGCGACGAGGGGGCGCTGGATCTCAGCCAGGGGAAAATGCCCAGGAGGACAGGGAAAAGCAGAACAAGTTCCTTCGCTCTTTCACGACGGAACTGGTGGCAAAGGCCCGGGCCGGCGAGATGGATCCGCTGGTCGGCAGGGAAGAGGTCCTGCAGCGGACAATCCAGGTTCTCTGCCGGCGCTTCAAGAACAATCCGGTGCACGTCGGCGAACCGGGAGTCGGAAAAACGGCGATCACCGAGGGGCTGGCCCAGCTTGTCGCAAGCGGGATGGTTCCCCAGAAACTTAAAAATGTGGAAATATATTCGCTTGATATGGGATCGGTTCTGGCGGGCACCCGTTTTCGCGGTGATTTCGAAGAGCGCCTGAAACGCATCCTCGCCGAGCTGCAGAAAAAGGAAAACGCTGTCCTCTTTATCGATGAAATCCATAATATTATCGGCGCCGGGGCGGTTTCCAGCGGTTCGCTCGACGCCTCCAACATCCTGAAGCCGGCCCTCGTTTCGGGAAAACTGCGCTGCATCGGTTCGACCACCTACGACGAATACCGGAAATATTTCGAAAAAGACGGCGCCCTGTCGCGGCGCTTCCAGAAGGTTGAGGTCCCGGAACCCTCGGTCGAGGAGACGGTGCGGATACTGGAGGGAATCCGGCAGCGGTATGAGACATACCACCAGGTCTCTTACACGGAGGATGCCCTCCGGATGGCCGCCGAGCTTTCCGGCCGGTATATCAGCGATCGCCGTCTGCCGGACAAGGCGATCGATGTGATCGACGAGGCGGGCGCCCTGATCTCGATGAACTTTCAGGAGGCCGAAAAGGCGGCTGAAGCCGCGGCAATCGGCGTCGAGGAGATTGAAAAGGTTGTCGCCCGCATCGCCCGAATACCCGAGCGGACGGTTTCCTCCACGGAGGTGGAAAAACTTCGCGATCTCGAAGGTGAGTTGAAGGCCCGGGTTTTTGGGCAGGATGAGGCGGTGACCCGGGTTGTGGAGTCAATCAAGCGGGCGCGGGCGGGTTTCCGCGAGCCTGATAAGCCGGTTGCTTCGCTGCTCTTTGTGGGACCGACCGGGGTCGGGAAGACCGAACTGGCCCGCCAGCTTGCCTCAATCCTCGGTTTGCCGCTCTTGCGTTTCGACATGGGCGAGTATCAGGAAAAGCACGCCGTCGCGAAATTCGTCGGGGCCCCTCCCGGATATGTCGGCTATGAAGAGGGCGGGCTCCTTACCGAATCCATTCGCAAGAACCCGCACGCCGTTCTGCTTCTCGACGAGATCGAGAAGGCGCATGAGGACGTCTTCAACTCGCTGCTTTCGATCATGGACTACGCAACCCTGACCGACAACAACGGGAAAAAGGCCGATTTCAGGAATGTCGTTCTCTTGATGACCTCGAACGCCGGCGCGCGGGAGATCGGCCGGCAGACGATCGGCTTCGAGGGGCAGCCGATCCAGCGCAATGCCGTTTATAAGGCCCTCGAGCGCACCTTTTCGCCGGAATTCCGCAACCGCCTGGATGCCGTCGTCAACTTCAACGCCCTGAATGATGAGATTGTCCTGCGAATTGTCAAAAAGGCCATCGCCGAATTCTCCGGGCAGCTTGTCGCCAAAAAGGTGCTGTTCACGGTTAGCGACGAATGCTATGCCTGGCTTGCCCGTCGGGGTTATTCCGCGGAGTTCGGGGCGAGGGAGATAGCGCGGCTGGTCCAGGAGAAGATCAAGGGGTTCTTTGTAGAAGAGGTGCTTTTCGGCAGCCTGCGCGAGGGCGGCGAAGCCGTTGCGACGATTGAAAAAGATGATGTCGTAATCAGGGTAACCCATGCCGGTATATCTCCTGACCGATGAGCCTCTCTTCCCTCCGGTGGAACTCGCTGACCCGGAGGGGCTACTGGCCGTAGGCGGCGATTTGTCGCCCCAGCGGCTTCTTGCCGCTTATCATGCGGGCATTTTCCCCTGGTACAGCGAAGGCGAGCCGCTCCTCTGGTGGTCGCCGGATCCCCGTTTTGTCCTTTTCCCGGAAGAACTGCACGTTTCCCGGAGCATGAGGCAGTTTCTGAAAAAGGGCGTCGTTACGATAACCTTTGACCAGGCGTTCAAGGAGGTGATCTTCGCCTGTGGCAGCCTGCCGCGTCCCGGGCAGGACGGAACCTGGATCACCACGGAAATCATTGATTCCTATAACAATCTCCACAAACTCGGTTTTGCCCACTCCGTCGAGGCCTGGGACAGCGAAAAACTGGTCGGAGGCCTCTACGGCGTATCGCTGGGCCGCGTGTTTTTCGGCGAATCGATGTTTTCGGCAATCCCGAACGCCTCAAAGGCTGCCTTGATCGCGCTTGTTTCTTTTCTGCGCGAGCGGGGGTTTGACCTCATCGATTGTCAGATGGAAACCAGACACCTGGGAAGTCTGGGGGGCCGCCTTGTTTCCCGGGCAGAATTCTGCCGTATGCTGCAAGCTTCTCTGCGGCATGAGACTTTGCAAAAAAACTGGGGAGAAAGCGAAGCTTGATGTTCATAAAGCACGGCATCCTCCGCAGAAGAGGGCAACGTCGCGGGCGTTTTTTCCCCGGAACTTGACTTATTAATTCAGATGGTTTTATATGAGCCACGGAACAACAAAGAGACGCGTCAGCGGACCTGACGCGGGAGCGATGTCCGGGGCTGTTGCACTTCTTAGGCGGGGAGGGACTAAATGGGCGAGGGAATATGCGATTACACCAGGTTTATGGTTGATTTACGGCGTCACATGTGGTTGGAAGGCGTGGAAACAGAGTTGCGCCGGCTTATCTGGCAGATTGCCGTTACCGGAAAGTACATCTCAGCCAAAATCCATGAGTCCAACAGAAAACTGGCCGGGTTCCAGAACCTCTACGGGGAGGAGCAGCTTTCTCTCGACAGGAGCGCGGATGAAATTCTCAAGATTCAGCTTCAGTACTCAGGCTTTGTCAGGGAGTACGCCTCCGAGGAGCAGAACAGCGTCATTCCGATAGGCGGCAAGGGAACGGAGCAGTATTTCGTCACGGCCGATCCGCTGGACGGCTCTTCCTTGGTCGATACCAACCTCGCAATTGGCACCATCATCGGCATCCACAAGGAATCGATGTTTGCCTGCGGCAAGGATACGATGGTGGCGGCGCTGTACATAACCTACGGTCCGCTGATTACGATGGTATATTCAGCCGGCAACGGAACCCATGAGTTTGTCCTCAACCGGGAAGGCGAATACGTACTTTCCCAGGCAAATATCAGGATGAAGGAAAAGGGTTCCATCTACAGCCCCGGCGGGATCAGGCGGGATTGTGAAGAGGGTCATGTCAAATATCTGGAATATCTGGAGGCCGAAGGGTACAAACTGCGCTACAGTGGTGGATTTGTCCCCGACATCAATCAGATACTGATAAAAAAGGGAGGGGTGTTCACCTACCCGGCCCTGAAAAAAAACCCCCGTGGCAAACTGCGGATGCTCTTTGAACTTCAGCCGCTGGCCTTCATTGTTGAACAGGCCGGAGGGAGCGCCACCAATGGCCATGAGGATATCCTCTCGCTGAGGATTGATGATCTCGATCAGCGCTGTCCTGTTTACATCGGCAGCCGCTTCGAGGTTGCCAAGGCGAAGGAATTCCTGACCGCATAATTTCAGGGCAAAAAAACTAACGGATTTTTGCACCGACTGCCGGATTTTTGTCGAAGCCCACCAGGGTGAGTCCGCCTTCCGCCGCGTCCGTTGCCAGAAGCATCCCGTGCGATTCCACCCCCATCAGTTTCGCCGGTTTCAGATTGGCGACGACGATGATGGTTTTGCCGACGAGTTCTTCCGGCTGGTAATCCTTGCCCATGCCCGCGACGATCTGCCTCTCGCCGTCGATTTCCACAATCAGCCGGATGAGCTTGTTGGATTTCGGGACGGCCTCCGCCTTGAGCACCTTGGCCGTCCGCAGATCAATTTTTTCGAACTCCTCATAGGTGATTTCCGGTTTGATGGCCGGCGGCGCGGCTTTGGTTTTGACAGGGGCGACTTCCTGTTTTGCCGCTGCGGTCTTGATTTCCACCCGGGGAAAGAGGGCGCCTCCCGGTTTAAGCAGGTTACCGGCTTTAAGGCCGCCCCAGCTCCGGATTGTTGCAAAATTTTCGGTGGCAGGCTCGGCAATGCCAAGCTGTTCCATGATCCGGGTTGCCGAACCGGGCATGAACGGGGAAACAAGGACAGCGACTATTCTCAGCGATTCCAGCAGGTTGTAGATGATGGTCTCCAGCCGTTTTTGCAGCGCCGGCTCCTTGGCCATCACCCAGGGCTCCTGCTCGACGATGTATTTGTTGGCGACGCCGATGAATTCCCAGATGGCGATCAGCGCCTTATGGAAGCTAAGTTCGGAGAAGCAGATATCCATATTTTCGATTGTGTGCAGGGCCGTTTCCCGCAAAAGAACGTCCTGGGCCGCTTCTTCCGTGGCAGGCGGGACTTCTCCATTCGTGTATTTTACCGCCATCGTCAGAGTCCGGCTGACGAGGTTTCCCAGGTCGTTGGCCAGATCGGAGTTGATCCGCCCGACTAAGGCCTCCTCGCTGAAGCTTGAGTCCAGCCCGAAGACCATGTCGCGAAGCAGAAAATAGCGGAATTGATCGAGACCGTACTTGTCCTTCAAATCTAGGGGCTTGACGACGTTCCCCACGCTTTTGGACATCTTGCCGCTGTCCACGTTCCAGTAGCCGTGCACGTTCAGATGACTGTAAGGCTCGATCCCGGCGGCCTTCAGCATGGTCGGCCAGTAAATTCCGTGGGGTTTGAGAATGTCTTTCGCGATCAGATGCTCCGCCACCGGCCAGAATTCGCGAAACTTTTCGCCGGCCGGGTAGCCCAGCGACGTTACGTAGTTGATCAGCGCGTCGTACCAGACGTAGGTTACGTAGTTTTCATCAAAGGGGAGCGTGATCCCCCAGGTGAGGCGGCTTTTCGGCCGGGAGATGCAAAGGTCCTCCAACGGGTCGCGCAGAAAGGCAAGCACTTCGTTCTTGTAGCGCTCCGGGCGGATAAAGTCGGGGTGCGTCTCAATGTGGCGGATCAGCCATTCCTGATAATTGCCCATCCGGAAGAAATAGTTGCTTTCCTTGCGCACTTCGGGGGCTGTCTGGTGGTCCGGGCATTTTCCGTTCACCAGTTCCGTTTCCCGGTAGAAGCGCTCGCAGCCGACGCAATACAGCCCCTCGTACTCGCCGAAATAGATGTCGCCCGCCGCATGCACCTTCTGCAGAATCGCCTGGACTGTCCGGATGTGGTTTGGGTCGGTCGTTCTTATGAAATAGTCGTTTGTTATATCCATAAGCGGCCAGAGGGAGCTGAACTGGGCGCTGATCCGGTCGGCGTATTCC
The sequence above is drawn from the Syntrophales bacterium genome and encodes:
- the aat gene encoding leucyl/phenylalanyl-tRNA--protein transferase — encoded protein: MPVYLLTDEPLFPPVELADPEGLLAVGGDLSPQRLLAAYHAGIFPWYSEGEPLLWWSPDPRFVLFPEELHVSRSMRQFLKKGVVTITFDQAFKEVIFACGSLPRPGQDGTWITTEIIDSYNNLHKLGFAHSVEAWDSEKLVGGLYGVSLGRVFFGESMFSAIPNASKAALIALVSFLRERGFDLIDCQMETRHLGSLGGRLVSRAEFCRMLQASLRHETLQKNWGESEA
- a CDS encoding fructose-1,6-bisphosphatase is translated as MGEGICDYTRFMVDLRRHMWLEGVETELRRLIWQIAVTGKYISAKIHESNRKLAGFQNLYGEEQLSLDRSADEILKIQLQYSGFVREYASEEQNSVIPIGGKGTEQYFVTADPLDGSSLVDTNLAIGTIIGIHKESMFACGKDTMVAALYITYGPLITMVYSAGNGTHEFVLNREGEYVLSQANIRMKEKGSIYSPGGIRRDCEEGHVKYLEYLEAEGYKLRYSGGFVPDINQILIKKGGVFTYPALKKNPRGKLRMLFELQPLAFIVEQAGGSATNGHEDILSLRIDDLDQRCPVYIGSRFEVAKAKEFLTA
- the clpA gene encoding ATP-dependent Clp protease ATP-binding subunit ClpA; translated protein: MKISESLNRIIMAAYAEANVRRHDFITPEHLLYASLFFDEGKEIIAGCGGDPSRLRKLIEKHLEETGSVTGAMNRAAQSVGFQNVLERAAWHTTSAQKEMLDLGDVLVSILEERESHASYFLQREGISRLSILEYISHGIASPAGAEETRRGGAGSQPGENAQEDREKQNKFLRSFTTELVAKARAGEMDPLVGREEVLQRTIQVLCRRFKNNPVHVGEPGVGKTAITEGLAQLVASGMVPQKLKNVEIYSLDMGSVLAGTRFRGDFEERLKRILAELQKKENAVLFIDEIHNIIGAGAVSSGSLDASNILKPALVSGKLRCIGSTTYDEYRKYFEKDGALSRRFQKVEVPEPSVEETVRILEGIRQRYETYHQVSYTEDALRMAAELSGRYISDRRLPDKAIDVIDEAGALISMNFQEAEKAAEAAAIGVEEIEKVVARIARIPERTVSSTEVEKLRDLEGELKARVFGQDEAVTRVVESIKRARAGFREPDKPVASLLFVGPTGVGKTELARQLASILGLPLLRFDMGEYQEKHAVAKFVGAPPGYVGYEEGGLLTESIRKNPHAVLLLDEIEKAHEDVFNSLLSIMDYATLTDNNGKKADFRNVVLLMTSNAGAREIGRQTIGFEGQPIQRNAVYKALERTFSPEFRNRLDAVVNFNALNDEIVLRIVKKAIAEFSGQLVAKKVLFTVSDECYAWLARRGYSAEFGAREIARLVQEKIKGFFVEEVLFGSLREGGEAVATIEKDDVVIRVTHAGISPDR
- the metG gene encoding methionine--tRNA ligase; amino-acid sequence: MKSAFYITTPIYYVNASPHIGHAYTTVVADVMARYHRLRGVRTFFTTGTDEHGDKIAEAAKEAGITPKEYADRISAQFSSLWPLMDITNDYFIRTTDPNHIRTVQAILQKVHAAGDIYFGEYEGLYCVGCERFYRETELVNGKCPDHQTAPEVRKESNYFFRMGNYQEWLIRHIETHPDFIRPERYKNEVLAFLRDPLEDLCISRPKSRLTWGITLPFDENYVTYVWYDALINYVTSLGYPAGEKFREFWPVAEHLIAKDILKPHGIYWPTMLKAAGIEPYSHLNVHGYWNVDSGKMSKSVGNVVKPLDLKDKYGLDQFRYFLLRDMVFGLDSSFSEEALVGRINSDLANDLGNLVSRTLTMAVKYTNGEVPPATEEAAQDVLLRETALHTIENMDICFSELSFHKALIAIWEFIGVANKYIVEQEPWVMAKEPALQKRLETIIYNLLESLRIVAVLVSPFMPGSATRIMEQLGIAEPATENFATIRSWGGLKAGNLLKPGGALFPRVEIKTAAAKQEVAPVKTKAAPPAIKPEITYEEFEKIDLRTAKVLKAEAVPKSNKLIRLIVEIDGERQIVAGMGKDYQPEELVGKTIIVVANLKPAKLMGVESHGMLLATDAAEGGLTLVGFDKNPAVGAKIR